One Streptomyces sp. 840.1 genomic window, GCGACGGTGGCCTGCGGCTCCTCGCGGTTCACACTCCACACCCTTCCTGTGGAGGAGTACCCCGCACTGCCGGAGATGCCGACGGCGACCGGGACGGTCCCCGGCGAGGTCTTCGCCTCGGCCGCCGCCCAGGTGGCCATCGCGGCCGGCCGCGACGACACGCTGCCCGTCCTCACCGGTGTGCGCATCGAGATCGAGGGCGACACCGTCACCCTGGCCTCCACCGACCGCTACCGCTTCGCGGTCCGCGAGTTCCTCTGGAAGCCGGAGAACGCGGACGCATCCGCCGTCGCCCTGGTCCCCGCCAAGACGCTGCTGGACACCGCCAAGGCGCTCACCAGCGGCGACACGGTGACGCTGGCGCTGTCGGGCTCCGGCGCGGGTGAGGGGCTCATCGGCTTCGAGGGCGCCGGCCGGCGGACGACCACCCGGCTGCTCGAGGGCGACCTGCCGAAGTACCGCACGCTCTTCCCGACCGAGTTCAACACGGTCGCGGTCATCGAGACCGCCCCGTTCGTCGAGGCCGTCAAGCGCGTCGCGCTGGTGGCCGAGCGGAACACCCCGGTCCGGCTCAGCTTCGAGCAGGGCGTGCTGATCCTGGAGGCGGGTTCCAGCGACGACGCACAGGCTGTGGAGCGCGTGGACGCGGTCCTGGAGGGCGACGACATCTCGATCGCCTTCAACCCGACCTTCCTGCTGGACGGTCTGAGCGCGATCGACTCCCCGGTCGCCCAGCTCTCCTTCACGACGTCCACCAAGCCCGCGCTGCTCAGCGGCCGCGC contains:
- the dnaN gene encoding DNA polymerase III subunit beta; protein product: MKIRVERDVLAEAVAWVARSLPARPPAPVLAGLLLKAEDGALSFSSFDYEVSARVSVDAEIEEDGTVLVSGRLLADICRALPNRPVEISTDGVRATVACGSSRFTLHTLPVEEYPALPEMPTATGTVPGEVFASAAAQVAIAAGRDDTLPVLTGVRIEIEGDTVTLASTDRYRFAVREFLWKPENADASAVALVPAKTLLDTAKALTSGDTVTLALSGSGAGEGLIGFEGAGRRTTTRLLEGDLPKYRTLFPTEFNTVAVIETAPFVEAVKRVALVAERNTPVRLSFEQGVLILEAGSSDDAQAVERVDAVLEGDDISIAFNPTFLLDGLSAIDSPVAQLSFTTSTKPALLSGRAAVDAEADDAYKYLIMPVRLSG